The proteins below are encoded in one region of Mangifera indica cultivar Alphonso chromosome 7, CATAS_Mindica_2.1, whole genome shotgun sequence:
- the LOC123220339 gene encoding uncharacterized protein LOC123220339 → MNSPPHNQIDNVSALVDIEARGNNEARGASLNERIPSDGDNETGDQNPGNDEAPLNGVNIIAPNDEAPPIDEVRTTVPNEDHEGKKELKFVNMLGGQIIATGIAAFSLKNTSNVSREAKVLRGLLLGCMFISLISLFYGLCLYVYKSSSLGAWVVRVQRVVKVISCAAMAFTLLIATGLNLSDKLMLPVTLAVCILSFPAIILYAIKIA, encoded by the coding sequence ATGAATTCACCCCCGCACAACCAAATTGATAATGTATCAGCATTAGTTGATATTGAAGCCAGAGGGAATAATGAAGCCAGAGGGGCCAGCTTAAATGAAAGAATTCCTTCTGATGGTGATAATGAAACAGGGGACCAAAATCCAGGGAATGACGAAGCACCACTAAATGGAGTAAACATAATTGCACCTAATGACGAAGCTCCACCAATTGATGAAGTACGCACAACTGTACCTAATGAAGACCATGAAGGTAAAAAGGAACTTAAGTTTGTCAACATGCTTGGAGGTCAAATAATTGCCACTGGGATAGCAGCTTTTTCATTGAAGAACACATCTAATGTATCTAGGGAAGCCAAAGTCCTTCGCGGTCTTCTTTTAGGATGCATGTTTATAAGCCTTATTTCCTTATTCTATGGTTTATGCCTGTATGTTTATAAATCAAGCAGTCTAGGTGCATGGGTGGTAAGGGTTCAACGGGTGGTAAAGGTTATCAGCTGTGCTGCGATGGCGTTTACTCTTTTGATCGCAACTGGGCTCAATTTGTCTGACAAATTGATGCTTCCAGTCACTTTAGCGGTTTGCATTCTGAGTTTTCCGGCCATTATCTTATATGCAATAAAAATAGCCTAG
- the LOC123220086 gene encoding uncharacterized protein LOC123220086: MATAKGYSERIRLIFSEGSISETKKTSPMAELIIAIGFFLLDLMDYLGDLIAPIISSCIRKFRCANELDEFLAFANLDRVFDSGPVLAKSWNFRTKFFERLQRFDRGSTIIPPTKNSFLTPTSPQEHANPIQCQTFCCNGDTVHNQQTDPTGEPVDSPLHNQIGNASTSFGIEAGRDIEARGTSSNETSSSDADNETGNSSPGTGNQNPPPDDDDVIDETPPTDGVNLTSSNYDYKGKNELEFVFMVGGQTIATVIAAFSLKNTSDVSTEAMVLQHIVLGCMFVSLTSLFYGLLLSVYKPRSLATRVVRVIGYTAMALTLLITTGLNLPNKLMIGVTAVLCTLCLPAVIFYAANPGSAGL, encoded by the exons ATGGCGACTGCAAAGGGATACTCAGAACGTATTCGTTTGATATTCTCAGAAGGATCAATTTCAGAAACGAAAAAGACTTCTCCGATGGCGGAACTGATAATCGCTATAGGTTTTTTCCTTCTCGATCTTATGGACTATTTAGGTGATCTGATAGCTCCGATAATCTCATCCTG TATTCGTAAGTTCCGTTGTGCGAACGAGCTAGATGAATTCTT GGCTTTTGCCAATTTAGACCGAGTGTTTGATTCAGGTCCCGTACTGGCCAAATCCTGGAATTTTAGGACCAAATTCTTTGAACGATTGCAGAGATTTGATAGAGGGA gTACTATCATTCCAccaacaaaaaattcttttttgacTCCAACATCTCCTCAAGAGCATGCTAATCCGATTCAATGTCAAACTTTCTGTTGTAATGGAGATACAGTTCATAACCAACAAACTGATCCAACTGGTGAACCTGTGGATTCACCTCTGCACAACCAAATTGGTAATGCATCAACATCATTTGGTATTGAAGCCGGAAGGGATATTGAAGCCAGAGGGACCAGCTCAAACGAAACAAGTTCTTCAGATGCTGATAATGAAACTGGAAATTCCTCTCCTGGGACAGGAAACCAAAATCCACCtcctgatgatgatgatgtaatCGATGAAACTCCACCAACTGATGGAGTAAACCTGACTTCATCTAATTATGACTATAAAGGTAAAAATGAACTTGAGTTTGTGTTCATGGTTGGAGGTCAAACAATTGCCACAGTGATTGCAGctttttcattgaaaaatacATCTGATGTGTCTACTGAAGCCATGGTCCTTCAGCATATTGTTTTAGGTTGCATGTTTGTCAGCCTGACTTCTTTATTCTATGGTTTATTACTGTCTGTCTATAAACCACGCAGCCTAGCTACACGGGTGGTAAGGGTAATCGGCTATACTGCAATGGCGCTTACTCTTTTGATCACTACTGGCCTCAATTTGCCCAACAAGCTGATGATTGGGGTCACTGCAGTGCTTTGCACTCTATGTTTGCCTGCAGTTATTTTCTATGCTGCGAACCCGGGGTCTGCTGGTTTATAG
- the LOC123220367 gene encoding uncharacterized protein LOC123220367, with protein MANPPGTHQEHSIPSTSFSGTNANLGVQERTGYGLKHNPGISMDWTAEEHAILEEGIQTYTSENSLTNYAKIAMHLPNKTIRDVALRCRWMTKKENNKRRKEDLAKRTRDKKERVIDPSAKLVPFAVRPNVHSYAPPMMSKDYDDSISYLALGGPMGEILEQNAKSFEQISANLSALQYHENIRLFCQTHENIFKLLNGLNEMPQTMRQMPPLPVKVNEQLFNSILPPPNVPNIPEQL; from the exons atggCCAACCCACCTGGGACTCATCAAGAACATAGCATTCCATCGACGTCTTTCAGTGGAACCAACGCTAATTTGGGCGTTCAGGAGCGGACTGGGTATGGTCTAAAACACAACCCTGGGATTTCTATGGACTGGACTGCTGAAGAACATGCTATTCTTGAAGAGGGGATTCAAAC ATATACATCAGAAAATAGCTTAACTAATTATGCAAAGATAGCTATGCATCTACCAAATAAAACTATTCGGGATGTGGCACTGCGTTGCCGATGGATGACT aagaaagaaaacaacaagAGGAGGAAGGAAGATTTAGCAAAGAGAACCAGAGATAAGAAG GAAAGAGTCATTGATCCTTCAGCAAAGTTGGTGCCTTTTGCAGTCCGACCCAATGTTCATTCATATGCGCCACCAATGATGTCTAAGGACTATGATGATTCCATTTCATATCTGG CCCTTGGTGGTCCCATGGGTGAGATTCTTGAGCAGAATGCCAAGTCTTTTGAACAAATATCTGCTAACCTTTCAGCTTTGCAG TATCATGAAAATATCCGACTCTTCTGTCAAACTCATGAGAACatcttcaaattattaaatGG CTTGAATGAAATGCCTCAAACAATGAGGCAGATGCCCCCTCTGCCAGTCAAGGTGAATGAACAGCTATTTAACTCCATCCTTCCCCCTCCAAACGTTCCAAACATCCCGGAGCAACTGTGA